A region of Plantactinospora sp. BC1 DNA encodes the following proteins:
- a CDS encoding MCE family protein, with product MRRLLAPPNRRRALLAAGVTVVVAAAATFVLLHQGTPQRTLVAHFTRAVGIHPGSDVRVLGVRVGEVVSIEPVGRTVRMELRYDAEHDIPADASAVIVPPSLVSDRYVQLTPAYSGGARLPDGAVLPVDRTMAPMEIDDIYRSLDEFNRALGPDGANADGALDDLLGTARANLAGNGDNLHDTLDGLSQALDTLAEGRQDLFGTVANLQRFTTALARSDQQVRAFNSRLADVAGQLAAERDDLAAALRNLATALGEVTRFVRENRALLKSNVEALADVTNVLVRQQKALIKILDVAPLTLSNLNLAYNARSGTLDTRDNLLGPYDPAAYVCATLADALPVPKVPKRCFELAETLQLKRLPLPEELRKLLNLPPSAKPAPATPRPPAADAGGPTPAPGAPGPEVSLDRTLGGILRGLR from the coding sequence ATGCGCCGGCTCCTCGCCCCGCCGAACCGGCGCCGGGCACTGCTCGCCGCCGGGGTGACCGTGGTGGTGGCCGCCGCCGCCACGTTCGTGCTGCTGCACCAGGGCACCCCGCAGCGGACCCTGGTCGCGCACTTCACCCGGGCGGTCGGCATCCACCCCGGCTCCGACGTACGGGTGCTCGGGGTGCGGGTCGGCGAGGTCGTCTCGATCGAGCCGGTCGGGCGTACCGTCCGGATGGAGCTGCGCTACGACGCCGAGCACGACATCCCGGCCGACGCGTCGGCGGTGATCGTGCCGCCGAGCCTGGTCAGCGACCGGTACGTCCAGCTCACCCCGGCCTACTCCGGCGGCGCCCGACTGCCCGACGGCGCCGTGCTGCCGGTGGACCGGACGATGGCGCCGATGGAGATCGACGACATCTACCGGTCGCTCGACGAGTTCAACCGGGCGCTCGGCCCGGACGGCGCCAACGCCGACGGCGCGCTGGACGACCTGCTCGGCACCGCCCGGGCCAACCTGGCCGGCAACGGTGACAACCTGCACGACACCCTGGACGGGCTCTCCCAGGCGCTGGACACCCTCGCCGAGGGGCGGCAGGACCTCTTCGGCACGGTGGCGAACCTGCAACGGTTCACCACCGCGCTGGCCCGCAGCGACCAGCAGGTGCGCGCGTTCAACTCCCGGCTCGCCGACGTGGCCGGCCAGCTCGCCGCCGAACGGGACGACCTGGCCGCCGCGCTGCGCAACCTCGCGACCGCGCTCGGCGAGGTGACCCGGTTCGTCCGGGAGAACCGGGCGCTGCTGAAATCCAATGTGGAGGCGCTGGCGGACGTGACGAACGTGCTGGTCCGGCAGCAGAAGGCGCTGATCAAGATCCTGGACGTGGCGCCGCTGACCCTCTCCAACCTGAACCTGGCCTACAACGCCCGCTCCGGCACCCTGGACACCCGGGACAACCTGCTCGGGCCGTACGACCCGGCCGCGTACGTCTGCGCCACCCTGGCCGACGCGCTGCCGGTGCCGAAGGTGCCGAAGCGCTGCTTCGAGCTGGCCGAGACCCTCCAGCTCAAGCGGTTGCCGCTGCCGGAGGAGCTGCGCAAGCTGCTCAACCTGCCGCCGTCCGCCAAGCCCGCACCCGCGACACCGCGACCGCCGGCCGCCGATGCCGGCGGGCCCACACCCGCACCGGGAGCGCCTGGGCCGGAGGTGTCGCTCGACCGCACGCTGGGCGGCATCCTGCGAGGTCTCCGATGA
- a CDS encoding MCE family protein, with amino-acid sequence MIGRTARLQVLAFLLVSVLGISYVAVRYVGLGDRLLGHGYLLHADFADAGGIFPNASVSYRGVPVGRVEAVDLHDGAVRVTLRLDEGVRVPDALRAVVSQRSAVGEQYVDLRPERDGGPYLPAGAVIPRDRTGTPLAPETLLANLDSLVRSIDPDDLAVVIDELGVAFEGNEAALRRILDASGALLAEATLRLPETVTLIRDGRTVLRTQQESAEALRRWADGLARLAETVRAADPDLRRILADGPPAATELVGLLRDLDPSIGTLLGNLVAVNGVAARRLPGIEQLLVVYPLVVDGAFTVTPGDGTVHFGLVVNIADPPACVYHGSTRCTSAEAARGSSVRGNAAAPRPGGTDPAPPRPGGPALPEPVEPAEDAPPVSPATVAGYDPATGVALGPAGGPLSFGSTGGQYQLAGDQSWKQLLLAGLAP; translated from the coding sequence ATGATCGGACGTACCGCCCGGCTCCAGGTACTGGCGTTCCTGCTGGTCAGCGTGCTCGGGATCAGCTACGTCGCGGTACGTTACGTCGGGCTCGGCGACCGGCTGCTCGGGCACGGCTATCTGCTGCACGCCGACTTCGCCGACGCCGGGGGCATCTTCCCGAACGCGTCGGTCAGCTATCGGGGTGTCCCGGTCGGCCGGGTCGAGGCGGTCGACCTGCACGACGGGGCGGTCCGGGTCACCCTCCGGCTCGACGAGGGAGTACGGGTACCCGACGCGCTGCGCGCGGTGGTCTCGCAGCGTTCCGCCGTCGGTGAGCAGTACGTCGACCTGCGCCCCGAACGCGACGGCGGGCCATACCTGCCGGCGGGCGCGGTGATCCCCCGGGACCGTACCGGCACCCCGCTGGCCCCGGAGACCCTGTTGGCCAACCTGGACTCGCTGGTCCGTTCCATCGACCCGGACGACCTGGCGGTGGTGATCGACGAGCTGGGCGTCGCCTTCGAGGGGAACGAGGCGGCACTGCGCCGGATCCTCGACGCGAGCGGCGCACTGCTGGCCGAGGCGACCCTGCGGTTGCCGGAGACGGTGACGCTGATCCGGGACGGGCGCACGGTGCTGCGTACCCAGCAGGAGTCCGCCGAAGCGCTGCGCCGCTGGGCGGACGGGCTGGCCCGGCTCGCCGAGACGGTCCGGGCAGCCGATCCGGACCTGCGGCGGATCCTCGCCGACGGGCCGCCCGCCGCGACCGAACTCGTCGGCCTGCTCCGCGACCTGGACCCGTCGATCGGCACCCTGCTGGGCAACCTGGTCGCGGTGAACGGGGTGGCCGCCCGGCGGCTGCCCGGCATCGAGCAACTGCTGGTGGTCTATCCGCTGGTGGTCGACGGCGCGTTCACCGTCACCCCCGGCGACGGCACGGTGCACTTCGGACTCGTGGTGAACATCGCCGATCCGCCCGCCTGCGTCTACCACGGGTCGACCCGCTGCACGTCGGCGGAGGCGGCCCGAGGTTCCAGCGTCCGGGGCAACGCGGCGGCGCCCCGCCCCGGCGGCACGGACCCGGCGCCGCCCCGGCCCGGCGGCCCGGCGCTGCCGGAGCCGGTCGAACCGGCCGAGGACGCCCCGCCGGTCTCCCCGGCCACGGTCGCCGGCTACGACCCGGCGACCGGGGTCGCGCTGGGTCCGGCCGGCGGACCGCTCTCCTTCGGCTCGACCGGTGGGCAGTACCAGCTCGCCGGCGACCAGTCCTGGAAGCAACTCCTACTCGCCGGCCTCGCGCCGTGA
- a CDS encoding MCE family protein — translation MNRPDSPGTRPTAGFRFARSATGLRFARPATGFRGARAAAGFRGGRSAGRAVATLLAATLGVTGCTVPELADLPLPGGAPNGPAYQVTAEFADVLDLVPQAAVKVNDVTVGSVQEISLRGWTALVRLRIDRTVRLPGNATAAVRQTSLLGEKYVALAAPVTEPAAGQLGDDAVIPLVRTKRSAEVEEVLAALGLLLNGGGLAQLKTINQELAAALQGREPAARDALRQLDTFVTGLDRQKADLVRAVDALDRLTDRLARQRAVIGDALSALDPGLTVLAEQREQLSAAVTALGELGRVGSRVVTESREDLVASVRALQPTLEQLVRAGDALPKSLDFMLSYPFPPNVTGAIVGDYVNLAVTADLDAAAILANLFSAKPVAKPPPKNATRPGGGAKGNRPGATGGGQRPGGGDDDERPGGGVGRLLPGVLPPICLPVGGLLPIDWLPPLLPECELPPGCELLRPGSLLPPGGLLPPGGVVPPGTVFPPGTKLPLGAILSPGCLLPPPDGATNGRTGGLLDVLGGGLLR, via the coding sequence ATGAACCGGCCCGACTCCCCCGGCACTCGTCCGACGGCCGGGTTCCGCTTCGCTCGTTCGGCGACCGGGCTCCGCTTCGCTCGTCCGGCGACCGGGTTCCGTGGTGCTCGTGCGGCGGCTGGGTTCCGGGGTGGACGGTCGGCGGGCCGGGCGGTCGCGACGCTGCTGGCGGCGACGCTCGGGGTGACCGGCTGCACCGTCCCGGAGCTGGCCGACCTGCCGCTGCCCGGCGGCGCGCCGAACGGGCCGGCGTACCAGGTCACGGCCGAGTTCGCCGACGTGCTCGACCTGGTGCCGCAGGCCGCCGTCAAGGTCAACGACGTCACCGTGGGCAGCGTGCAGGAGATCTCGCTGCGCGGCTGGACCGCCCTGGTGCGGCTCCGGATCGACCGCACCGTGCGGCTGCCCGGCAACGCCACCGCCGCCGTCCGGCAGACCAGCCTGCTCGGCGAGAAGTACGTCGCCCTGGCCGCCCCGGTCACCGAGCCGGCCGCCGGGCAACTCGGCGACGACGCCGTGATCCCGCTGGTCCGGACCAAACGGTCGGCCGAGGTCGAGGAGGTGCTCGCCGCGCTCGGGCTGCTGCTCAACGGCGGCGGGCTGGCCCAACTCAAGACGATCAACCAGGAACTCGCCGCCGCGTTGCAGGGCCGGGAGCCGGCCGCCCGGGACGCACTGCGCCAGTTGGACACCTTCGTGACCGGGCTCGACCGGCAGAAGGCGGACCTGGTCCGCGCGGTGGACGCGCTGGACCGGCTGACGGATCGGCTGGCCCGGCAACGCGCCGTGATCGGGGACGCGCTCTCCGCCCTCGATCCCGGCCTCACCGTACTCGCCGAGCAGCGGGAGCAGCTCAGCGCGGCGGTCACCGCCCTCGGCGAACTGGGCCGGGTGGGCTCCCGGGTGGTCACCGAGAGCCGGGAGGATCTGGTGGCGAGCGTACGGGCCCTGCAACCGACGCTCGAACAGCTCGTCCGGGCCGGTGACGCGCTGCCGAAGTCGCTCGACTTCATGCTGTCGTACCCGTTCCCGCCGAACGTCACCGGGGCAATCGTCGGCGACTACGTCAACCTGGCGGTCACCGCCGACCTGGACGCCGCGGCGATCCTGGCGAACCTCTTCTCGGCCAAGCCGGTGGCGAAACCGCCGCCGAAGAACGCGACCCGGCCCGGCGGCGGCGCCAAGGGCAACCGGCCCGGTGCGACCGGCGGCGGGCAACGCCCCGGCGGCGGTGACGACGACGAGCGGCCGGGCGGTGGGGTGGGACGGCTGCTGCCCGGGGTACTGCCACCGATCTGCCTGCCGGTCGGCGGACTGCTGCCGATCGACTGGCTGCCCCCGCTGCTGCCCGAGTGCGAGTTGCCGCCCGGCTGTGAACTGCTCCGGCCCGGGTCGCTGCTGCCGCCGGGCGGGCTGCTGCCACCCGGCGGGGTGGTGCCGCCGGGCACCGTCTTCCCGCCCGGCACCAAACTGCCGCTGGGCGCCATCCTCTCCCCCGGCTGCCTGCTGCCCCCGCCGGACGGGGCGACGAACGGGCGGACCGGCGGGCTGCTCGACGTACTCGGCGGGGGGTTGCTGCGATGA
- a CDS encoding MCE family protein, which yields MKPFRERNPVAVGVIGLVVLTGLLLTAFRLDDIAALGDRAYAAAFRDASGLAEGNEVRVAGVRVGEVTEVDLARNGTGPYVRVRFRIDDGELRLGTETGATIRIKTVLGQKYLALAPAGPGRLAEEAEIPLHRTASPFDVMQAVTGLAGTLDEIDTGQLATAFTTLAETFADTPGSVRSSLDGLSRLSRTVASRDAELRELLERARGVTDVLANRDEEFRRLVADGTLLLDEVHRRRDAIHELLVGTRDLATQLSGLVADNRTTLEPTLRQLRGVVVTLQRNRDDLERTLQTMGPFLDAFTNVLGNGRWFDSYLRGLLQPYVPTGGR from the coding sequence GTGAAACCGTTCCGGGAACGCAATCCCGTCGCCGTCGGCGTGATCGGGCTGGTGGTGCTGACCGGCCTGCTGCTGACCGCGTTCCGGCTCGACGACATCGCGGCGCTCGGCGACCGGGCGTACGCGGCGGCGTTCCGGGACGCCAGCGGGCTGGCCGAGGGGAACGAGGTCCGGGTCGCCGGGGTACGCGTCGGCGAGGTCACCGAGGTGGACCTGGCCCGAAACGGCACCGGCCCGTACGTCCGGGTGCGGTTCCGGATCGACGACGGCGAGCTGCGGCTCGGCACGGAGACCGGTGCGACCATCCGGATCAAGACGGTGCTCGGCCAGAAATATCTGGCACTCGCCCCGGCCGGGCCTGGTCGGCTGGCCGAGGAGGCGGAGATCCCGCTGCACCGCACCGCGTCGCCGTTCGACGTGATGCAGGCGGTCACCGGGCTGGCCGGCACGCTCGACGAGATCGACACCGGCCAGTTGGCGACCGCGTTCACCACCCTCGCCGAGACCTTCGCCGACACGCCCGGCAGCGTCCGCTCCTCGCTGGACGGGCTCTCCCGGCTCTCCCGCACGGTCGCCAGCCGGGACGCCGAGCTGCGCGAGCTGCTGGAGCGGGCCCGGGGCGTCACCGACGTACTGGCGAACCGGGACGAGGAGTTCCGTCGGCTGGTCGCGGACGGGACGCTGCTGCTCGACGAGGTGCACCGGCGACGCGACGCCATCCACGAGCTGCTGGTCGGCACCCGGGACCTGGCGACCCAGCTCTCCGGGCTGGTCGCCGACAACCGGACCACGCTGGAGCCGACGCTGCGGCAGTTGCGCGGGGTGGTGGTGACGCTGCAACGCAACCGCGACGACCTGGAGCGGACGTTGCAGACGATGGGGCCGTTCCTGGACGCCTTCACCAACGTGCTCGGCAACGGGCGGTGGTTCGACTCGTACCTGCGCGGGCTGCTCCAGCCGTACGTGCCGACGGGAGGTCGCTGA